In one Trichlorobacter lovleyi SZ genomic region, the following are encoded:
- a CDS encoding helix-turn-helix transcriptional regulator, whose translation MKTPNNVKILREKKLMSKSELARKAGVSTVTIDRIERGESCRLETMRKIILALGYTLEDRDKVFQEQG comes from the coding sequence ATGAAAACACCAAACAACGTAAAAATACTGCGAGAAAAAAAGTTGATGAGCAAGTCCGAGCTTGCGCGTAAGGCTGGCGTTTCCACGGTCACCATTGATCGGATAGAACGTGGCGAAAGCTGTCGACTTGAAACGATGCGCAAGATCATTTTAGCTCTCGGCTATACGCTGGAAGACCGGGATAAGGTATTCCAAGAACAGGGATGA
- a CDS encoding GspE/PulE family protein encodes MITKRLGELLIEQGLISQEQLDEALEMQKMFPDQTVGQLLCRLGYIRESDLSLVLDQKNKRRKLADILLKEGMIDQQKLSQARELSRQNDIPLERALLKLRFIDEEQLARSVAAQFDLPYVEIHSISLDPDLSRYISSVYAQKHMLVPISMIGNTLTLAMAQPLRHHDIRQLEDNIRLKIISVIASEASVQRALKMLYRVDLSSSSSAMDEVNLDLVPDSISELLNKTSAIDEPEVEEEVRKVTEKDSVIVKLVNKIIYDAYMKKASDIHIEPYPGKRDVTVRIRIDGQCLVYQKIPYKYKFAIPSRIKIMADLDIADRRRPQDGKIDFKKFGPLDIELRVATMPTVGQLEDVVIRILTSGEPISFNQLGLTERNQQVFERCLQSPYGLVLVVGPTGSGKTTTLHSGLAMINSSNRKIWTAEDPVEITQIGLRQVQINPKIGFTFASALRSFLRLDPDVIMVGEMRDEETAGIAVEASLTGHLVFSTLHTNSAPETVSRLLEIGLDPYSFSDSLLCVLAQRLARRLCSHCKEVYVPTQAELDELLEEYGRDAFAGTGIDLKSITLARAHGCEQCGQSGYHGRLGIHEVLDASDHLKYLIKRRADTDDIRLQAIQDGMTSLKQDGILKVLQGLTDIHEVRRVCIK; translated from the coding sequence ATGATTACCAAACGTCTTGGAGAACTGTTGATTGAACAGGGCCTCATCAGCCAGGAACAACTGGATGAGGCACTTGAAATGCAGAAAATGTTTCCGGATCAGACCGTAGGGCAGCTGTTATGTCGTCTGGGGTACATCCGGGAGAGTGACCTGTCATTGGTACTGGACCAGAAGAACAAGCGCCGTAAACTGGCCGATATTCTGTTGAAGGAAGGTATGATTGACCAGCAAAAGCTTTCCCAGGCCCGTGAGCTGAGTCGCCAGAATGATATCCCGCTTGAACGGGCTTTGTTGAAGCTGCGCTTTATTGATGAAGAACAGCTTGCCCGGTCTGTTGCAGCACAATTTGACCTGCCCTATGTAGAAATTCATTCCATCAGCCTGGATCCTGATCTGTCTCGCTATATCAGCTCGGTATATGCCCAGAAACATATGCTGGTGCCAATTTCAATGATCGGCAATACCTTGACGCTGGCCATGGCTCAACCGTTACGGCATCATGATATCAGGCAGCTTGAGGATAATATCCGTCTTAAGATTATCTCGGTAATCGCCTCTGAAGCCAGTGTCCAGCGTGCCCTCAAAATGCTCTATAGAGTCGATCTCTCATCCAGCAGCAGCGCCATGGACGAGGTAAATCTCGATCTGGTGCCGGACAGCATTTCCGAGCTGTTGAACAAAACCTCGGCTATCGATGAACCGGAGGTTGAGGAGGAGGTTCGCAAGGTAACGGAAAAAGACTCCGTTATTGTCAAGCTGGTTAACAAGATTATTTATGACGCCTATATGAAGAAGGCGTCAGATATCCATATTGAACCATATCCAGGTAAGCGTGATGTAACGGTCCGTATCAGGATTGACGGACAATGCCTCGTCTACCAGAAAATACCCTACAAATATAAGTTTGCTATTCCTTCACGGATCAAGATCATGGCAGATCTTGATATTGCTGACCGCCGCAGGCCGCAGGATGGCAAGATCGATTTTAAAAAGTTCGGACCTCTTGATATTGAGCTGCGGGTTGCCACGATGCCCACGGTGGGACAGTTGGAGGATGTCGTCATTCGTATCCTGACCAGCGGTGAGCCGATATCGTTTAATCAGTTGGGCCTGACCGAGCGCAATCAACAGGTTTTTGAGCGTTGTCTGCAAAGCCCGTATGGTCTGGTGCTGGTGGTTGGGCCTACCGGCTCTGGTAAGACCACGACACTGCATTCAGGGTTGGCCATGATCAACTCGTCAAACCGCAAAATCTGGACCGCGGAAGATCCTGTTGAGATCACTCAGATCGGTTTGCGTCAGGTCCAGATCAACCCCAAAATAGGTTTTACCTTTGCCTCTGCGTTGCGTTCGTTTCTGCGTCTTGACCCGGATGTAATCATGGTTGGTGAGATGCGGGATGAAGAAACAGCAGGCATTGCGGTGGAAGCCTCGTTAACCGGCCATCTTGTTTTTTCTACTCTACATACCAACTCTGCCCCTGAAACCGTTTCCCGCCTGTTGGAGATCGGGTTGGATCCCTACAGCTTTTCAGATTCATTGCTGTGTGTCTTGGCACAGCGCCTGGCCCGGCGATTGTGTTCGCATTGCAAGGAAGTGTACGTGCCGACTCAAGCAGAGTTGGATGAGTTGTTGGAAGAGTATGGGCGTGACGCCTTTGCTGGTACCGGTATTGATCTGAAGAGTATTACCTTGGCGCGAGCACATGGTTGTGAACAGTGCGGACAGTCCGGCTATCATGGCCGATTGGGGATTCACGAAGTTCTGGATGCCTCTGATCATCTTAAATATCTGATTAAGCGACGAGCCGATACTGATGACATTCGTCTCCAGGCCATACAGGACGGCATGACCAGTCTTAAGCAGGATGGTATTTTGAAAGTTTTGCAAGGTTTGACAGATATTCATGAGGTTAGGAGGGTTTGCATCAAGTAA
- a CDS encoding TolC family protein: protein MRMLLYSMILWLIPANLVAATLSLDDCLARARNHNPALRVTRKDVGIAHESIRQTDAALFPRIDAQGGYTAQLEAQAMKVAGQVMETQQPAYLFASLGINYTLYDFGRREARRSSSRLNLDALTFGLRNQEQEVSLHVVESYFGILETQRNITAAAEELQTVEEHRRVAQALYDAGSVTRNDLLQAEVRLANARQQLLARRNLLENQYLMLGFLTGIPVAEHPQLAEPTPPVQPHTVPDRSKAIRRRPDLLALRKVVEMSEQGVRESQSAFYPELFSRLSLDYLENNKLREQTIYGATVGIKINLFDGFASTATRSKSVAAQSRATEQLRLAKEQAQLEIDTSANDLQVAFERIAVTKESIRQGEENLRINQNRYKERVGTATEVLDAQTLLTQARTEHYRALYDYQRAAARLRKATGDL, encoded by the coding sequence ATGCGGATGTTGCTTTATAGCATGATACTGTGGCTGATTCCGGCCAACCTGGTTGCCGCCACGCTCAGTCTTGATGACTGTCTCGCTCGAGCTAGAAATCACAATCCGGCATTACGGGTTACCCGGAAGGATGTAGGTATTGCCCATGAATCGATCAGACAAACTGATGCAGCACTGTTCCCCCGTATTGATGCACAGGGCGGTTACACAGCCCAGTTGGAGGCCCAGGCCATGAAAGTTGCCGGGCAGGTCATGGAGACTCAGCAGCCTGCCTACCTGTTCGCCAGCCTGGGCATTAACTACACCCTGTACGACTTTGGCCGTCGAGAGGCTCGACGCAGCAGCAGCAGATTAAATCTTGATGCACTGACATTCGGGCTGCGCAATCAGGAGCAGGAAGTCTCCCTGCACGTGGTGGAAAGTTATTTTGGTATTCTGGAAACGCAAAGAAATATTACCGCTGCCGCAGAGGAGCTTCAAACCGTAGAAGAACACCGCCGGGTCGCCCAGGCGTTGTATGACGCAGGCTCGGTTACCCGCAATGATCTGCTGCAGGCCGAAGTGAGACTTGCCAATGCCCGTCAACAACTACTGGCGCGCAGGAATCTGCTTGAAAACCAATATCTGATGCTTGGTTTCCTTACTGGAATACCAGTTGCTGAGCACCCACAGCTTGCTGAACCGACCCCTCCTGTACAACCGCACACCGTACCAGACCGTTCAAAGGCAATCCGCCGACGTCCCGACCTTCTTGCCCTCCGCAAGGTGGTAGAGATGAGCGAGCAAGGGGTACGGGAGAGTCAGAGTGCCTTTTATCCGGAACTGTTCAGCCGGCTTTCCCTGGACTACCTTGAAAACAACAAACTGCGTGAACAGACCATCTATGGCGCCACTGTGGGGATAAAGATCAACCTGTTTGATGGCTTCGCCTCAACCGCCACTCGTAGCAAGTCGGTTGCAGCCCAGAGCCGTGCCACTGAGCAACTACGCCTGGCAAAAGAACAGGCACAGCTTGAGATTGATACCAGCGCCAATGATCTGCAGGTCGCGTTTGAGCGGATAGCTGTAACCAAAGAATCAATCCGGCAAGGCGAAGAGAACCTGCGCATCAACCAGAATCGCTACAAAGAACGGGTAGGTACTGCCACTGAGGTGCTGGATGCCCAGACCCTGTTGACACAGGCCAGGACAGAACATTATCGGGCACTCTACGACTACCAGCGTGCCGCTGCACGTTTACGAAAAGCCACTGGTGATCTGTAA
- a CDS encoding MarR family winged helix-turn-helix transcriptional regulator, whose amino-acid sequence MYEIEKSIGFLLAKAHQRGWALFSEEIGRYDLTPPQFSVLAFLWKQDGLTQTELSDKTQIDRTTLGGLIDRLERQGMVERKPHPQDRRAHLVFLTEKGSSQSGELSRLAGKVLERFVSGLTPQDQHELTRMLDILRKERN is encoded by the coding sequence ATGTATGAAATAGAAAAAAGCATCGGCTTTTTGCTTGCCAAGGCACATCAACGCGGCTGGGCACTCTTCTCCGAAGAGATCGGGCGCTATGACCTTACTCCGCCCCAATTCAGCGTTCTGGCTTTTCTCTGGAAACAGGACGGACTGACCCAGACCGAACTATCCGACAAAACCCAGATAGACCGCACTACTCTGGGAGGACTGATCGACCGGCTTGAACGACAGGGGATGGTGGAACGCAAACCCCATCCTCAGGATCGCCGGGCTCATCTGGTCTTCCTGACAGAGAAAGGCAGTAGCCAATCCGGAGAGTTGAGTCGTCTGGCAGGTAAAGTGCTTGAACGTTTTGTCTCAGGCCTAACCCCTCAGGATCAGCACGAACTGACACGTATGCTCGATATCCTGCGAAAAGAAAGGAACTGA
- a CDS encoding 2-oxoglutarate dehydrogenase E1 component — protein MRTYELSFLAALPEKTFDSLYCRWLQGDELPDDWQQFFSGYQLGLEAGKAGAVAQDVVLKQSGLQSLIYRYRDLGHLLACTDPLSPCPVDHPLLELAAFGLDENDMDTVFSTRRHYLQHASLRQFLTVLQETYCREIGVEFMHIQNPDERQWLINRMEPVLNRPQLSVAERLLVMKKLHEAVLFESFLHRKFPGQKRFSLEGGESLIPVLEILVQACSQAGVTDLVMGMAHRGRLNVLASIFGKPYEAIFAEFREAEAVTNGFAGDGDVKYHKGYSTDRQLSDGMLHLVLASNPSHLEAVDPVLEGKCRARQDRYGTDGEKRVLPLLIHGDAAFSGQGLVAEVLNMSQLDGYRTGGTIHIVINNQIGFTTFPRDARSSRYATDVAKLLACPIFHVHGESPEAAVHCVRLALDYRQSFARDVVLELICFRRRGHNEGDEPFFTQPVMYRTIAERPAVNRIYADKLVESGIERVLLDDMATQITNRLDAAFAALIPELRSISIGFKEQWQDLGREYQPYDQSTGLPVIRLRHLADEITTMPDHFRPHPKLATLLEKRQESLQDGIGIDWGTAETLAYASLLSEGHSIRLSGQDSRRGTFNHRHAVLYDLDDGRPFIPLQKSAAAGGSSFQVYDSLLSENGVLGFEYGYSLETPNGLTLWEAQFGDFANGAQVIIDQFIASGETKWNRASGLVMLLPHGYEGQGAEHSSARIERYLQLCARNNLVVTQPSTPAQVFHLLRRQLKQPFRKPLIVFTPKSLLRNPLCSSSLDELMEGSRFQELLISGNLHTARRLLICSGKIYYELLRRIAEQGNDDVAVIRVEQLYPLRTDLLQNALLRCSPGTERLWVQEEPENMGAWSFMQQHLQALPGSLRFVGREADSCPAVGYHRLHDEQQQMILARACS, from the coding sequence ATGAGAACATACGAGCTTTCTTTTCTGGCTGCATTGCCGGAAAAGACATTTGACAGCTTATACTGTCGCTGGCTGCAGGGAGATGAGCTGCCGGATGACTGGCAGCAGTTTTTCAGCGGTTATCAACTCGGGTTGGAGGCTGGCAAGGCTGGGGCTGTCGCTCAAGACGTCGTCCTGAAACAGTCCGGTTTGCAGTCATTGATCTACCGTTACCGGGATCTGGGGCATCTGCTTGCGTGTACTGACCCCTTATCACCCTGTCCGGTCGACCATCCGTTGCTGGAACTTGCTGCTTTCGGACTTGATGAAAATGACATGGATACGGTTTTCAGCACCCGCCGTCATTATCTGCAGCATGCCTCCCTGCGTCAGTTTTTGACTGTCCTGCAAGAGACCTATTGTCGTGAAATTGGTGTGGAGTTCATGCATATCCAGAACCCTGATGAGCGGCAGTGGCTGATTAACCGGATGGAGCCTGTTTTGAACCGTCCGCAACTGAGCGTGGCAGAACGGCTACTGGTGATGAAAAAGCTGCATGAGGCAGTTTTGTTCGAATCTTTCCTTCATCGCAAGTTCCCCGGTCAGAAGCGTTTTTCGCTTGAAGGGGGAGAGTCCCTGATACCGGTTCTGGAGATTCTGGTGCAGGCCTGCTCTCAGGCAGGGGTGACGGATTTAGTGATGGGAATGGCCCACCGGGGACGTCTGAATGTACTGGCCTCCATTTTTGGTAAGCCCTATGAAGCTATCTTTGCTGAGTTCAGAGAAGCCGAAGCCGTTACTAACGGTTTCGCTGGTGATGGTGACGTCAAGTATCATAAGGGCTATTCTACGGACCGTCAGCTTTCAGACGGTATGCTCCATCTGGTACTTGCCTCGAACCCCAGCCATCTGGAGGCGGTGGATCCGGTGTTGGAGGGGAAGTGCAGGGCGCGTCAGGACCGTTACGGAACTGATGGGGAAAAGCGGGTGCTTCCGCTCCTGATTCATGGTGATGCCGCTTTTTCCGGGCAGGGGTTGGTGGCAGAGGTTTTGAATATGTCCCAGCTCGACGGGTACCGTACCGGGGGCACGATTCATATTGTCATAAATAACCAGATCGGCTTTACTACGTTCCCCCGCGATGCCCGTTCAAGCCGCTATGCTACCGATGTTGCCAAGCTGCTCGCCTGTCCGATTTTTCATGTGCATGGGGAATCTCCCGAGGCTGCAGTTCATTGTGTCAGGCTGGCTCTGGACTATCGTCAATCCTTTGCGCGGGATGTTGTGCTTGAGTTGATCTGTTTCCGTCGTCGCGGCCATAATGAAGGTGATGAACCGTTCTTTACCCAGCCGGTCATGTACCGCACAATTGCTGAACGACCAGCAGTGAACCGGATCTATGCCGATAAACTTGTTGAATCAGGGATTGAGCGGGTGTTGTTGGATGATATGGCTACTCAGATAACGAACCGTCTGGATGCAGCTTTTGCAGCTTTGATACCGGAACTGCGATCCATTAGCATCGGGTTCAAGGAGCAGTGGCAGGATCTGGGACGGGAATATCAACCGTATGATCAATCTACCGGCTTACCAGTTATACGCCTGAGGCACCTGGCAGATGAGATTACCACCATGCCGGACCATTTCAGGCCCCATCCCAAACTGGCGACCCTGCTTGAAAAACGGCAAGAGTCGCTACAGGATGGTATTGGCATCGACTGGGGGACTGCCGAGACGCTGGCCTATGCCTCATTACTCTCCGAAGGTCACTCAATCCGCCTTTCCGGTCAGGATTCCCGGCGTGGTACCTTTAATCATCGCCATGCAGTGCTGTATGATCTTGATGACGGCCGCCCCTTTATCCCTCTGCAAAAAAGTGCTGCTGCCGGAGGAAGTAGTTTTCAAGTCTATGACAGTCTACTGTCAGAAAACGGTGTGCTTGGGTTTGAGTATGGCTACTCGCTTGAAACACCAAATGGACTTACCCTTTGGGAGGCTCAGTTCGGTGATTTTGCCAATGGGGCTCAAGTGATCATTGACCAGTTCATCGCCAGCGGCGAGACCAAGTGGAACCGTGCCAGCGGTCTGGTTATGCTGTTACCTCACGGCTATGAAGGGCAGGGGGCTGAACACTCCAGTGCCCGGATTGAACGCTATCTGCAGTTGTGTGCCAGGAACAACCTGGTTGTTACCCAACCGTCAACCCCTGCCCAGGTTTTCCATCTGTTGAGGCGCCAGCTTAAGCAACCGTTCCGGAAGCCGTTGATCGTATTTACACCCAAATCGCTTTTGCGAAATCCTCTTTGCAGCTCTTCTCTGGATGAGCTGATGGAAGGGAGCCGTTTTCAGGAGCTGCTGATTAGTGGAAATTTGCATACGGCGCGCCGCTTATTGATTTGCAGTGGCAAAATTTACTATGAATTGCTGCGCAGGATAGCCGAACAGGGGAATGACGACGTTGCTGTGATCAGAGTTGAGCAGTTGTATCCGTTACGCACAGACTTGTTGCAGAATGCCCTGCTGCGATGCTCACCCGGAACAGAGCGGCTCTGGGTCCAGGAAGAACCTGAAAATATGGGGGCCTGGAGCTTCATGCAGCAGCATTTGCAGGCACTGCCAGGTTCCCTGCGTTTTGTCGGTCGTGAAGCTGACAGTTGTCCTGCCGTTGGTTATCACCGTCTGCATGACGAGCAGCAGCAGATGATACTTGCGAGAGCGTGCAGCTAA
- a CDS encoding HlyD family secretion protein: MHEEDLKPASLPDTEEQATVPSDKKLLTRQRKAALILISILLLGAWFGARWFMKSRTHLSTDNAFIEAHIHPVTPRVDGTVTTVLVRDNQLVKKGDLLVMLDANDYRVAVDKAEAELGIARNETSGDRLQVAASRAAVQSARIQRDQAELDLKRGTALFGKEVIPREQLDRLQTAQQLSEARLKQAEESLKKDQAIAGISGESTNKARIRKQQAALEENRLKLGYTRIVAPVDGYITRKGVEVGATVQPGQALMAVVPLSNTWITANYKESQLTHIKPGQQVTFRVDSYPGQTFKGTVDSIMAGTGAAFSLLPPENATGNYVKVVQRIPVKIKIDSSSDPRHLLRVGMSVEPTVLTGRTASDIMKELF; encoded by the coding sequence ATGCATGAAGAAGACCTGAAACCGGCATCTTTGCCAGATACAGAGGAACAGGCCACCGTTCCGTCAGACAAAAAACTGCTTACCCGCCAGCGCAAGGCAGCCTTGATCCTGATTTCAATCCTGCTGCTGGGAGCCTGGTTTGGTGCACGTTGGTTCATGAAAAGCCGCACTCATCTTTCAACCGACAATGCCTTTATTGAGGCCCACATTCATCCGGTTACGCCACGGGTGGACGGCACCGTCACAACAGTTCTGGTGCGCGACAACCAGTTGGTAAAAAAGGGTGATCTGCTGGTGATGCTGGATGCCAATGACTACCGGGTAGCCGTTGACAAGGCCGAAGCCGAGTTGGGGATTGCCCGTAACGAAACATCCGGTGACCGGCTGCAGGTAGCTGCATCACGGGCTGCTGTTCAATCGGCGCGGATACAACGCGATCAGGCGGAACTGGACCTGAAACGAGGCACCGCCCTGTTTGGCAAAGAGGTTATTCCCCGTGAACAGCTGGATCGCCTCCAGACGGCACAGCAGCTGAGCGAGGCGCGACTGAAACAGGCAGAAGAGAGTTTGAAAAAAGATCAAGCGATTGCCGGCATCAGTGGAGAATCCACCAACAAAGCCCGCATTCGCAAGCAGCAGGCCGCTCTGGAGGAAAACCGCTTAAAGCTGGGATACACACGTATTGTAGCACCGGTAGACGGCTATATCACCCGCAAAGGTGTTGAAGTGGGGGCGACGGTACAACCGGGACAGGCATTAATGGCTGTGGTCCCGCTGAGTAATACCTGGATTACCGCGAACTACAAGGAAAGCCAGTTAACCCATATCAAACCTGGACAGCAGGTGACGTTCCGGGTTGACTCCTATCCGGGGCAAACGTTCAAAGGCACGGTTGACAGTATCATGGCTGGCACCGGAGCGGCCTTTTCACTGCTGCCGCCCGAAAACGCCACAGGGAACTACGTCAAGGTCGTGCAGCGGATTCCCGTCAAAATCAAGATTGATTCCAGCAGTGACCCCCGGCATCTGCTACGGGTGGGTATGAGTGTTGAGCCCACCGTACTGACCGGCCGCACCGCTTCTGACATCATGAAAGAGCTGTTCTAG
- the pilM gene encoding type IV pilus biogenesis protein PilM: MFGLFKKKKDLVGIDIGSSSVKLVQLWQTRDGYQLLNAAIMPLPPEAIVDNSLMDTAAVVDAVKNLVASLGIKSKDVACSISGNAVIIRKIILPVMTSEELEDQISWEAEQYIPFDIKDVHIDFQILGQDSIDPSKIQVLLVASKKDIINDYVALFNDAGLSLNVMDVDSFAVQNAFELNTEVSDEVRALVNVGAGVMNINVVKAETSLFTRDVQMGGNQYTEEIQKQLGVSAQEAETMKMLAVEQQGGPLADVIGRVNDSLAQEIRRSVDFYNSTASGEERITRVSMCGGCSKMAGLKEAVAAKLGMDVELLNPFERIKYGEKDFDPEYLQEIAPLMAVGVGLAIRRVGDK, encoded by the coding sequence ATGTTTGGATTATTTAAAAAGAAAAAAGACCTCGTCGGCATCGATATCGGCTCAAGTTCAGTCAAGCTGGTTCAGCTCTGGCAGACAAGAGATGGCTACCAGCTGCTGAATGCGGCGATAATGCCACTACCTCCAGAGGCGATTGTTGATAATAGTCTGATGGATACAGCGGCTGTCGTTGATGCCGTTAAAAACCTCGTGGCAAGCCTGGGTATAAAGTCAAAGGATGTGGCCTGTTCAATTTCCGGTAATGCGGTGATTATCCGTAAAATAATCTTACCTGTCATGACTTCCGAAGAACTGGAAGATCAGATCAGCTGGGAGGCGGAACAGTACATCCCCTTTGATATCAAAGATGTGCATATTGACTTCCAGATACTTGGGCAAGATTCTATCGACCCATCAAAGATTCAGGTCCTCTTGGTAGCCAGCAAAAAAGACATCATTAACGATTATGTTGCTTTATTTAATGACGCTGGTTTAAGTCTGAATGTTATGGATGTTGATTCATTTGCGGTTCAAAACGCATTTGAGCTTAATACTGAGGTGAGCGACGAAGTCCGGGCACTGGTAAATGTTGGTGCCGGTGTGATGAATATCAATGTTGTTAAGGCGGAAACCTCCCTGTTTACCCGCGATGTGCAGATGGGGGGCAACCAGTACACAGAGGAAATTCAAAAACAGCTTGGGGTCAGCGCACAGGAAGCCGAAACCATGAAGATGCTGGCTGTAGAACAGCAGGGCGGCCCGCTGGCAGATGTTATTGGTCGGGTAAATGACTCGCTGGCTCAGGAAATCAGGCGGTCGGTTGATTTCTATAACTCAACTGCTTCAGGCGAGGAACGGATTACCCGTGTCAGCATGTGTGGTGGGTGTTCCAAAATGGCAGGTTTGAAAGAGGCAGTTGCTGCCAAACTGGGAATGGACGTTGAGTTACTGAATCCTTTTGAGCGGATAAAATACGGTGAGAAGGATTTTGATCCTGAGTACCTTCAGGAGATCGCTCCCTTGATGGCAGTTGGCGTGGGGTTGGCTATACGGAGGGTTGGGGATAAATGA
- a CDS encoding DHA2 family efflux MFS transporter permease subunit — MTSAAEKNINKWLITITVMLPTVMEIIDTSVANVALPHMQGSLNAGTDEVTWVLTSYLVSNAVVLPMTGWLSRMFGRKRFLMTCIILFTLASLLCGAAPNLASLIFFRVVQGAAGGALIPISQAILMETFPPQQQGMAMAIFGIGAMFGPIVGPALGGWITDNLNWRWIFYINLPIGLIAIVMCSLFIFDPEYLRRKSREVLRIDYWGLFLLTTSMGALQVVLDKGQQEDWFNSSFILTFSVITVVSLLALIWVELTHPHPIVNLRLFKNISFSAGNLIMFVVGFCLYSSIMLIPLFLQTLVGYSATDAGLVMAPGGVATLLTMPFVGAMLGKRDGRKIVLTGLLIGATAMFIMQGLSLEASYWSFVWPRIVLGVGLAMIFVPLTTVTLSAIPRQEMGNATGVFNLLRNIGGSVGIAIAATLLARFSQFYQTSLVPHISQYNPLFQMRFNTLKQALIAKGMQATQADQTAMGMLYGMVRKQAAALAYNRIFFIIGLAFLAIIPLLLLLKRPKHQSGPMELH; from the coding sequence ATGACCTCAGCTGCAGAAAAGAATATCAATAAATGGCTGATTACCATCACGGTGATGCTCCCCACAGTCATGGAGATCATCGACACCTCGGTGGCCAACGTGGCCTTGCCACACATGCAGGGTAGCCTGAATGCCGGGACCGATGAGGTAACCTGGGTTCTCACCTCCTACCTGGTCAGTAATGCCGTAGTGTTGCCAATGACCGGCTGGCTCTCCCGCATGTTTGGCCGCAAACGGTTCCTGATGACCTGTATCATCTTGTTTACCCTGGCATCACTGCTCTGCGGTGCAGCTCCCAACCTGGCATCACTGATCTTCTTCCGGGTAGTTCAGGGGGCTGCAGGCGGTGCATTAATTCCGATCAGTCAGGCCATCCTGATGGAAACCTTCCCGCCGCAACAGCAGGGTATGGCCATGGCCATTTTCGGCATTGGTGCCATGTTCGGCCCGATCGTGGGCCCGGCCTTGGGGGGCTGGATCACCGACAATCTCAACTGGCGCTGGATCTTCTATATCAATCTGCCGATCGGTCTGATTGCAATCGTCATGTGCAGCCTGTTTATTTTTGATCCTGAGTATCTGCGGCGAAAGTCCCGTGAAGTGCTTCGGATTGACTACTGGGGGCTGTTTCTGTTGACCACCAGCATGGGGGCATTGCAGGTGGTACTTGACAAAGGACAGCAGGAGGACTGGTTCAACTCTTCTTTTATTCTCACCTTCAGCGTGATTACCGTTGTCTCGCTGCTGGCCTTGATCTGGGTGGAGTTAACCCATCCACACCCGATCGTGAATCTGCGACTGTTTAAGAACATCTCCTTTTCAGCCGGCAACCTGATTATGTTTGTCGTGGGTTTCTGCCTCTACAGCTCAATCATGCTGATCCCGCTGTTTCTACAGACCCTGGTTGGCTACTCGGCGACCGATGCAGGTTTGGTTATGGCACCGGGCGGTGTGGCGACCCTGCTTACCATGCCGTTTGTGGGGGCCATGCTGGGCAAACGGGATGGACGTAAGATCGTTCTGACGGGACTACTGATTGGAGCAACCGCCATGTTTATCATGCAGGGACTCAGTCTGGAGGCCTCCTACTGGTCCTTTGTCTGGCCCCGCATCGTTCTGGGAGTCGGCCTTGCCATGATCTTCGTACCGCTGACCACGGTCACCCTTTCAGCAATCCCCCGGCAGGAAATGGGCAATGCCACCGGTGTCTTCAACCTGCTGCGTAATATCGGCGGCAGTGTCGGCATCGCTATTGCCGCCACCTTGCTGGCGCGGTTCTCACAGTTTTATCAAACCAGTCTCGTTCCCCATATCAGCCAGTACAATCCCCTTTTTCAGATGCGATTCAACACGCTCAAGCAGGCCCTGATCGCCAAGGGGATGCAGGCAACCCAGGCTGACCAGACAGCCATGGGCATGCTCTACGGCATGGTACGCAAACAGGCTGCCGCCCTGGCCTATAACCGGATATTCTTCATCATCGGCCTGGCCTTTCTTGCCATTATTCCACTCCTGCTGTTGCTCAAACGTCCCAAACACCAGTCCGGACCAATGGAGCTGCATTGA